A genome region from Deltaproteobacteria bacterium includes the following:
- a CDS encoding cation-translocating P-type ATPase, which produces MSPIEPRNLSNKFLSVQQWTQLTIANAAATLQSNLKNGISSNQASERQKHYGLNTLQEKGNKSPLRVILDQFANTLVIVLIIAAVISAVAGSLKDAIAIVAIVTLNAVLGFIQEIRAERAIAALRQLAIPKTRVRRDGIVVEISSSELVPGDIVLLEAGNLVPADGRIIESASMRIAEAMLTGESEPIEKQTETIPGKNALALGDQVNMAFMGTSVTFGRGQILVTATGMNTELGKVANLIQNVGQVITPLQHRLNRLGRILAIAAFCVVAVIFIFGLLFGHDWKLMFMTAVSMAVAVIPEGLPAVVTIALALGAQRMLHRNALIRRLPAVETLGSVSVICSDKTGTLTENRMKVSVLDLAGHRIDISEELKHRQPITIANKKTSTLINDEPSLALLLMSGSLCNDATLQIDRGRPGHYRAVGDPTEGALVIAAAHFNLLRDQLDLDFPRINEAPFDSERKRMSTMHSIVNPSAWFSTNTLNHNSKFVVFTKGAVDSLLTVCSHVLYENQVVHLDDAWRNKITATNNELARDGIRVLGIAYRLAANEESDKKLTATQLERNLIFIGLVGMLDPPRSEVKQAVATCQSAGIRPVMITGDHPVTARRIAADLNILGTGQVITGPELLGISPAQLDKLVNQVSVYARVAPEQKLRIVEALQRQGHVVAMTGDGVNDAPALRRADIGVAMGITGTDVAKEAAAMVLVDDNFATIVAAVEEGRSINDNIRRFLKFSLAGNLAKLLLVFVGPLLGMPLPLTPFQILWLNLVTDGVLGLGIGVEPSEPDVMQRKPQKSSEGILAHGLGIQIIWQGLLMGIVSIAVGWWAFSTKQPQWQTLVLTTVVLLQIFQAHASRSSQQSVFKQNPFSNKPLLGATLLLIILQAAVIYISPLHNIFATLSMSAKQVGISFLAGLVVLIVVEIFKSLINYRKIKKKSNNFLNAAIE; this is translated from the coding sequence ATGTCGCCTATTGAACCTCGTAATTTATCAAACAAATTTCTTTCTGTACAGCAATGGACGCAACTAACTATAGCCAATGCTGCTGCTACCCTGCAAAGTAACCTTAAAAATGGGATCAGCTCTAACCAAGCCAGTGAACGCCAAAAGCATTACGGCTTAAACACCTTGCAAGAAAAAGGCAACAAGTCGCCTTTGCGTGTAATATTAGATCAGTTCGCCAATACTTTAGTCATCGTTCTCATTATCGCCGCCGTGATTTCAGCCGTTGCTGGCAGTCTTAAAGATGCTATCGCCATTGTTGCCATTGTTACTCTCAATGCTGTACTTGGCTTCATTCAAGAAATTAGAGCCGAACGGGCCATAGCCGCGCTACGCCAGTTAGCTATACCTAAAACACGGGTGCGACGCGATGGTATTGTTGTTGAAATCTCTTCAAGCGAATTAGTCCCTGGTGATATTGTTTTGCTTGAAGCTGGTAATCTGGTGCCTGCAGACGGCCGAATAATTGAATCTGCCAGTATGCGTATTGCCGAAGCTATGCTTACCGGGGAGTCAGAACCTATTGAAAAACAAACTGAAACTATACCAGGCAAAAATGCCTTAGCGCTTGGTGATCAAGTCAATATGGCTTTTATGGGCACTAGCGTTACTTTTGGCCGAGGGCAAATATTAGTTACCGCAACAGGAATGAATACTGAACTTGGCAAGGTTGCTAATCTAATTCAAAATGTTGGACAAGTTATTACTCCGCTACAACATCGTCTCAATAGATTAGGGCGCATTTTAGCAATCGCGGCATTTTGTGTAGTTGCAGTTATTTTTATTTTCGGCTTACTGTTTGGTCACGATTGGAAATTGATGTTTATGACTGCAGTAAGTATGGCTGTTGCTGTAATACCCGAGGGTCTCCCAGCAGTTGTTACTATTGCTTTGGCACTTGGGGCTCAACGAATGTTACATCGAAATGCACTAATACGACGCTTACCTGCAGTTGAAACATTGGGTTCAGTTAGTGTTATATGTTCAGACAAAACTGGTACCCTTACTGAAAATCGTATGAAGGTAAGTGTGCTAGATCTCGCTGGGCATCGAATTGATATCTCTGAAGAACTAAAACATCGCCAGCCCATAACTATAGCCAATAAGAAAACCTCAACACTTATTAATGATGAACCATCTCTTGCCCTATTATTAATGAGTGGCAGCTTATGTAATGATGCTACGCTGCAAATTGATCGCGGCAGACCAGGCCATTATCGTGCTGTTGGTGATCCAACTGAAGGTGCCTTGGTTATAGCAGCAGCACATTTTAACTTACTTCGCGATCAACTTGATCTTGATTTCCCTCGTATCAATGAAGCGCCTTTTGACTCAGAACGTAAACGCATGAGCACCATGCATAGTATTGTTAATCCATCAGCTTGGTTTTCGACCAATACTCTAAATCATAACAGTAAGTTCGTAGTATTTACCAAAGGCGCCGTTGATAGTCTGCTTACTGTATGTTCTCATGTCTTATATGAAAACCAGGTGGTGCATTTAGATGATGCTTGGCGAAATAAAATTACTGCTACTAATAATGAACTTGCACGAGATGGTATACGAGTTCTTGGTATTGCATATCGATTAGCTGCAAATGAAGAATCCGATAAAAAGCTTACGGCAACGCAGCTTGAGCGCAATTTAATATTTATTGGTCTGGTTGGTATGCTCGACCCACCACGTAGCGAAGTAAAACAAGCTGTGGCTACTTGCCAAAGCGCTGGTATTCGCCCCGTAATGATAACTGGTGACCATCCCGTTACTGCGCGTCGTATTGCTGCTGATTTAAATATTTTAGGTACCGGACAAGTTATTACCGGCCCCGAATTATTAGGCATCTCACCGGCACAGCTTGATAAATTAGTAAATCAAGTATCGGTATATGCTCGTGTCGCTCCCGAACAAAAATTACGTATTGTAGAAGCTCTACAAAGACAGGGGCATGTTGTCGCTATGACTGGTGATGGCGTTAACGATGCTCCAGCTTTGCGCCGCGCCGATATTGGAGTAGCGATGGGTATTACTGGTACTGATGTCGCTAAAGAAGCCGCAGCAATGGTATTAGTTGATGATAACTTTGCCACTATAGTTGCCGCAGTTGAAGAAGGTCGTTCTATTAACGATAATATTCGTAGGTTTCTAAAATTCTCGCTTGCTGGCAATCTTGCCAAGCTATTATTAGTATTTGTTGGACCACTTTTAGGTATGCCCCTGCCTTTAACTCCATTTCAAATTCTTTGGCTTAACTTAGTCACTGATGGTGTACTAGGTTTAGGTATTGGGGTCGAACCCTCCGAACCTGATGTTATGCAACGTAAGCCACAAAAATCCTCCGAAGGTATTTTAGCTCATGGTTTAGGCATACAAATTATTTGGCAAGGTTTGCTAATGGGAATAGTTAGTATTGCTGTCGGTTGGTGGGCTTTTAGTACCAAACAACCACAATGGCAAACTCTCGTGCTCACCACCGTAGTTCTACTGCAAATATTTCAAGCACACGCTAGTCGTTCTTCGCAACAAAGTGTTTTTAAACAAAATCCATTTTCAAATAAGCC